The genomic stretch GGAATTGGAAATAAGGAGAACATAAAATACGCTGAAGAATTAGCTAAGGCTTTAGGAGGAGCATTAGGTGGTAGTAGACCAGTAACTGCAGAACTCGGCTGGTTACCTGAAGATAGACAAATTGGTTTGTCTGGAAATAAAGTTAAACCAAAGCTTTATATTGCATTGGGAATCTCTGGCCAACCGCAACATTTAGCTGGGATTAAAGATGCTAAAATTATAGTTGCTGTAAATAAAGATAAATCAGCACCTATTGTTGAAAATGCCGATTATATCATCATAGGTGATGCTATAGAGTTCTGCAAAGCCATGACTGAAAAGGTGAAGAAAAAGTGAGTTTTGATGCTGATGTAATAATTGTAGGAGGTGGATTATCCGGGTTATCTGCTGGGATAACTGCAATAAAGGAGGGTTTGAACGTAATACTTTTAGAGAGAGGAGAATATAGCGGTGCTAAAAACGTATCTGGAGGAAGAATGTATATTCATGCTCTTCAAAAATTGATACCAGATGCTTTAGAAAGAGCTCCTCTTGAAAGGCCTATCACAAAGGAGACTTATGAATTTTATTGTAAAAATAAGAAGCTGACGTTCTCGTTTGAGGAAAAGGATAAGAAAAATAGCTATAGTGTGTTAAGGGCCAAATTTGACAGATGGTTAGCTAGTGAAGCAGAAAGCTTAGGTTTACTAATATCCTATTCAACATTGGTTACAAATGCATATAGAGAGAATGGTGGAATTACACTGGAAACTAATAGAGGTACTTTAAGAGCACCATTAGCAATTGATGCTTCAGGAGTAACATCGGTAGTATTTAGGTATTTAGGTCTAAGAAACTTCACACCAGATAAATGGATGTTGGGAGTAAAAGAGATAATTAAAACCAATGTAAATCTCCCAGAAAGTGAGGGAGAAGCTAGGACCATTGTAGGTTTAATTAGCGGAGTGAAAGGAGGAGGATTCGTTTACACAAACAAGGATACTCTGTCTGTTGGTATGGCTGTAACTTTTGATTCCTTACCAAAATCAGAAGTGCCAGCAAAAGATCTAGTAGAAAGTTTCAGGGAAAAACTAGGTATTGAAGGAGAAGTTCTTGAATATTCTGCTCATGCAATACCCTATTATGGTTTTAAGAATTTACAACAGCTTTATGCTGATAATTTAATTGCGGTTGGTGACTCTGCTGGATTTTTAATAAATGATGGGTTTACCATAAGAGGAATGGA from Sulfolobus sp. S-194 encodes the following:
- a CDS encoding FAD-dependent oxidoreductase, whose translation is MSFDADVIIVGGGLSGLSAGITAIKEGLNVILLERGEYSGAKNVSGGRMYIHALQKLIPDALERAPLERPITKETYEFYCKNKKLTFSFEEKDKKNSYSVLRAKFDRWLASEAESLGLLISYSTLVTNAYRENGGITLETNRGTLRAPLAIDASGVTSVVFRYLGLRNFTPDKWMLGVKEIIKTNVNLPESEGEARTIVGLISGVKGGGFVYTNKDTLSVGMAVTFDSLPKSEVPAKDLVESFREKLGIEGEVLEYSAHAIPYYGFKNLQQLYADNLIAVGDSAGFLINDGFTIRGMDLAIASGMIAGLAAKKIVEMRDFTKTSIYYDMLKESFVLKHLELAYSRFELINKGTTLNIYTEVLCDLLSDMFTVTEDRKTLIEYALLRLKEKGISLTQAIRDMISAVK